GAAGCGGCGCATCCGCTGCGGCTCGCGGTGCATGGCGGTGCGCGCGTGTGGATCGATGGCGTCGACGTGGCGTCGGTGAAAGAAGGCGGGTCGTGGACGCGGTCGGCGATTTATCAGCCGATTACGCTGCCGACGCCGGCGGACACGAGCTGGCATCGATTGGAACTGGAGGTGGAGTTCAGCGGCATCGATTGGGAATGCTATCTCTCGTCTTTGAGCGACGTGGAATGGCGTGATGCGCGCGTGAATGGACGGGCCGTGGAGTTGCGGGTGAATCCCTGGGCGTGGCTGACCCAGACCACAGTGGGTTACGCGGCTTATCACGGACTGCTGGAGGACGACGAGGCCAAGGAGTTGCTTAAAGCGTGTCTGCCGCAGCGCTACGTGTTGCCGTATCCAAAACGAACGACGCCGTTTTTTGCGCAGATCGGTGAAGCGGCGGCGGACGAGAAACGAATCCTGCCCTGCAACGTGCCTGCGAGCCTGTTCCATTTCTGCCATGCGCTGAAACGTTACGGCATGGAGCGCGAAGCGCGGGAGTTGTTGATGCCGATCTACGCAGGCATGCTCGAGCGCGGTGCGACGACGTGGTGGGAAGAATGGAACACGGGCTCCAGCCTCTGCCACGCGTGGGCGAGCTTCGTAGTCGAGTTTATCGACGAGTAAGAAGGGCCGCTTGCCACTAATCGGTCCGGAAGGGGCGGCGGGTGGCGAGAATCGATGATTTCTGAACGTAACGCTTAGCCGCACCGTGAAAAATCCGGATTCTCGTCCAGAGTTTTTTCAGCGTTTCAGCGGCGAACGGTGCGACGGCGCTTACAGAATGCTCCGGTCAGTGTGAGTGCGCCGAACAGAGCCGGGTAGTTCGAGGGCTCGGGGATGGCGGAAACCGTGAGTGAGCCGATACCCGTGAACACCGACGTGAGGAAGGCCGAGTTCAGTTGGGCGGCCGTGTAGGTGCCACCGGCGAGATAGGTCGCGGTGATGGAGTCGTAAACGTAACCTAGGGTTTCGATTCCGGAGAAATTGAGACTGATGCTGCTCGCGATCGATGTGCTGTCGAAGGTGAGCGTGGACAGGTCGCCAATCGACACATTGTTGCCCAAGGTGAGCTTGGCACCGCTGGCAACCGTGACATGGCCGGTGCCTAATTTGCCGGTGGCGTTCGTCGCCAGCGTGCCGAAGTTGGCGAAGGTATCACCCGAGTAGGTGTTAGCGGCACCGAAGGTCAGTGTGCCGGTGCCGATCTTGGTCAATGAGCCTTCGCCGCTGATGACGACGGTATTGACGGTTGAGGTATCGGATCCGTTGACGTTCCACGTGTGCGTGCCCGAGACGTTATTGGTATTGGTCAGAGTGAACACGGGGGCGGCTCCGGCATTCGATACGGTCTGATTGCTGCCGCTGATGTTACTGAGAGTGCCGTCGGCCCAGGTGAAGTTGGCGTTGCCGCCGGTCGATCCGGTGGCGCCGACCTGAAGCGAAGTGACGTTAAGGGTGCCGCCGTTCAGGTTGAAATTAGCCACGGTGTTGGCGATGCCGGAGACGTCTCGTTTGGAGATCTGCAGCGTGGCGATGGTGGCGGTGCCGCCGTTCAAGTTAAAGGTTCCTTGAACAAAACTGCTGTTTGAAGAGGTGCCTCCAGAGACATTGTGGGCGATGGTGACGGTCGTGGCATCAAGGGTGCCCGCTCCCATGGAAAAGGTGCCGGATACGGAAGGCATGGCCGAGTTGCGGGTATTCTCACCGATCTTCAGGGTGCTGATTTTGGCATCCAGAACGCCGGTTCCTCCGTTGAAGGTGCCGCTTGCCCCAGTGTAACCACTGTTGGTGCCCACGACCACGGCCGCACGATCACTGTCGGTGCCGCCGGTGCCGCGAATCTTCAAGGTGGGAGCGGTCAGGCCTGCTTGGAAATCCAAAGTGCCTGTGCCCGAGGTGCTGCCGATCAGGATGTTGTCGGCGTTGATCGTGTTGGTCTGGCCGAGATGGACGACGCCTTGGTGGTTGCTTCCGTTGTTGGGCGCGTTGGCGGCAATTCCCACGCTGGCCGCCGTGATGACGGTGGTTCCGGCCAGTGTCCACGTGCCGACGGAGTTGGTGGTTCCGATTGCGCCCACATTGATCGTGCCGCTGGCATTCGAGTAGTTGAAATTGCTCAATCCGGACATATCGACGGTCTGGTTGATGTTGCTGGTCGTGCTGCCGATTTGGAGCGCGGCGCCTGTCAGCGAAAGGGTGCCGCCGGTGCCGGTGATCGTGGAGGTGCTGGTTGCCGTGGACGAGAGGACCAGGTTGGACAGGCTCTGATTGTTGGCGCCCACATCCAGCGTGCCGCTGGAGCCGTTGAAGATCAGGGTGCCGGTGGTCGCCAGTCGGTTGTCGCCGCCGCCGAGGGCGAGCGTGCCTTGGTTGATGGTGGTCGAGCCGGTGTAGGTGTTGGCGGCGGTGAGGGTGGTCGTGCCGGCGCCTGTTTTGGTCAGGGCGATGGTGCCGCCGGAAGAGCCGTCGGCGATGATGCCGCCGACCGATACCGCGTTGGCGTTGTTGAAGGTCAGGGTCTGCGTGCCGCCGGTGAGCGCCGAGGTGATGCCGGCGGAAAGGGTGAGCGTTTTCGCGGAAGCGGCGTTGCTAATGGTGAGGTTGCCGTTGCCGCCGATCGCGAGGAGGCCGGAGATCGTGGCACCGTTGGCGGTCGAGATCTGGTTGAGCTGAGCATCGGAGGACCCGTTATCAAACGTCAGGGTATTTGCTCCCGTCGCCAGCATGTAACTGTTGGTCGCATCGGTATCACCGATGTTCAGGACGCCTAGGCTGCGTGCGCTATCCAGTGTGACGACGCGATCTCCGGTGAGATTAAACGTGAGGTTGGCGGTGAACGTCGTGCCATCGGCGATGCCGGGCGTCCAGTTGGCTCCATTGCTCCAATTGCCATCCGCATCCACGTTCCAGGTGCCGGAGGCGGCATGCGCCGCCGAACAGGTTACGAGCCCGAGCATAAGGGTCAGAAATGTAGACAGCGAAATCGCGGTGATTGGGCGTCGTGCGGTCTTCGATTTGGAATCGGTTGCTTGGATGGCTAGCAACGCACGCGGGCGGTGAGTATTCATGATCATTCTGGGAAGGGGCTGCGGGGTGAGTGGATGCAGCATTGGGGCGTGGCGGTATGCGGGCAATTTAGCCCTCTCTTTACTGTAAAGAGAGGTTGCGCCGCCTTTGCCTGAGGCTAGTTTGGGTTTCAGGGCATTCCGCTCTTCATTCCGGTGCATGCCGCTTCCGAGTCTTCCGTCCGATGAAACGTATATCCATGCAGGATGTTGCGACTGCGGCCGGTGTTTCGCGCATGGCTGTTTCCTATGCCTTGCGCGGCGATCCGCAGATTGCGGCTGAAACCCGTCAAAAGATCGTAGCTGTGGCGGAGCGTATGGGCTACCGGCCCGACCCACTCATTCAGCGACTTTCGGCGCACCTAGCTGATGCCCGTCGCTCCCCTTATGTAGGGTGTATTGGATACATCACCAATGAACCAACGAAAGATTCCTGGAGGCGCATGCATCCCTATCTGACCAGCTTCAACGCCGGGGTTAAACGCGCTCAACAGTTGGGCTATCGAATGGAGGAGTTCTGGCTGGGGGAACCGGGTATGACGGGTGCGAAACTAAGCCGCATTCTCGTTCATCGTGGTATCCCTGGCATCATCATTGCGCCGATCCCCGACGGAACCAAACCGCCCAGCCTGCAATGGGCGAAATTCGCCAGCGCGGCCTTGGGTTATTCCATGCTTAAGCCTCCGCTTCACCGGTCGGTGAATCACCAGCTCAACACCGCGATGGAGGCGGTTCGTCAGCTGGTTCGGCTCGGATATCAACGGATCGGATTATGCGTGGACCGCGGACAGAATCAGCGCGTCAACCACGCCTGGGAGCATGCCCTGCTTTTCCATCATTCACGCATTCCGCGTTCGCGCAGGATAACGCCCCATATGCCGCAGGAGCTTGATTGCGCTGATATGCTGCGATGGGTAAAGGTGGAAGGGCCGGACTGCCTGCTGATTCATAATCCCGCGATCCGGGATTATTTGCAGGGTGCGGGATATCGGGTGCCCGACGACATCGGTATCGCGATGCTGGATCGTGACTCGTATTCCTATTCCGAATTCGCGGGCATGAACCAGCAGCACGACGAGATCGGTGCGGCGTGCGTTGATATCGTCGTCGCCCAGATACATCGCAATGAGCGCGGCCTTCCGGCAACGCCGCGCACCGTGATGATCGACGGCATCTGGGAACCGAGCGAGACGGTGCGAGACTTACGCCCGGTCGACAAAAGTTAACGGGCGTGCAGGCAGTATCAGTTCGCCACACGCACGGTGCCTCGTCGGGCTGCGTCGAACGACGACGTGTAATGCTCAGTTGGCGACACGCTGTGTGTCGTGGGACGAGAGGTAGGACGCCGTGTCACGCGTGAAATCCGCGCGGAAAAGTTGAGCGACATCTTGCGAGCTCACGTGCCCGTCCAGGTAGAGGACGTTGTTGTTTTTGCCGTGGGGTTTGACGGTCGTGGCGATCAGGTGGGTGCCGAGTGTGCTGAAATCCATCCAGCGTTTGCCGGCGGCAAGTTCCGTGGCCCATATCATTCTAGAGGGTTTGGAGATGGTCGTCATGGGTAGTTGCGAAGGATAAATATTAAATCCATACGTTCCCCACTTCATGCCGTTGCCCGCGTCGTCGAGGTTCGAGCACATATAGGCGGCCATGTCGTTGGAATTGAATCCCCACTTTTGGGTCGAGTGGTTTGGCGGCATCACATAACGGATAAGACAGGAGTAGGCATCGGTCGACATATCGACATTATCGATCTTCGTTGTGCCGTGGACACTGGAGGGAAGACGGCCGTTATTGTCTGCGACAAAGAGTCCGGTGGCGTTGCCCCACGAGCGGAGGTTGGCCACGCATTGGGTGGCGCGGGCTTTCTCACGCATGGAGCCCAGCACAGGAATCAGGATCGCGGCGAGAACGCCGATAATCGCGATGACGGTGAGCAGTTCGACCAAGGTGAACGCGCGGCGGGATGAAAAACGATAGGTAGCCATAGGGTAATGGGGTTGCTGACAACCTAAGTTCTGCACGGACCGAGCCCGGTGAAAAGACCGGCGGTCGAGCACCGGGACTTTCTCAAGAGATTGTTCGATCAAACCTGCACGGCTTCCGGCAGGTAGGCGCCGACCTCGCGCAGGCGGGAGCGCAGGACGTCGGTATCGATGGCGTGGACGTCGGGAACCTCGTCACGGCTGGCTAGGGCAGCGGCTAGGCCGGCGGCTTCGCCCATCGACAAACACACGGGCATCACGCGGATGCTGCCGTGCACGGCGCGTTCGACGGAGATGTTGCGGCCGGCGACGAGGACGTTGCGCAGGCCTTTCGGTGTGAGGCAGCGGTAGGGGATGCCGTGGGATTCACCGGCCTTGTAGTGCTCGAAGCGATGCTCGGTGACTTTTTTTTTGATGCGCATCTCCTCGGCGGTGGCGTGGAGGTCGATGAAGTAGGCGTTGCGGCAGATCTCGTCGTCGAAGTCACGGCGGGTGAGCCAGTCGTCGAGTGTGAGCATGTAGTCGCCGACAATA
This window of the Rariglobus hedericola genome carries:
- a CDS encoding type II secretion system protein, with translation MATYRFSSRRAFTLVELLTVIAIIGVLAAILIPVLGSMREKARATQCVANLRSWGNATGLFVADNNGRLPSSVHGTTKIDNVDMSTDAYSCLIRYVMPPNHSTQKWGFNSNDMAAYMCSNLDDAGNGMKWGTYGFNIYPSQLPMTTISKPSRMIWATELAAGKRWMDFSTLGTHLIATTVKPHGKNNNVLYLDGHVSSQDVAQLFRADFTRDTASYLSSHDTQRVAN
- a CDS encoding beta strand repeat-containing protein, whose protein sequence is MNTHRPRALLAIQATDSKSKTARRPITAISLSTFLTLMLGLVTCSAAHAASGTWNVDADGNWSNGANWTPGIADGTTFTANLTFNLTGDRVVTLDSARSLGVLNIGDTDATNSYMLATGANTLTFDNGSSDAQLNQISTANGATISGLLAIGGNGNLTISNAASAKTLTLSAGITSALTGGTQTLTFNNANAVSVGGIIADGSSGGTIALTKTGAGTTTLTAANTYTGSTTINQGTLALGGGDNRLATTGTLIFNGSSGTLDVGANNQSLSNLVLSSTATSTSTITGTGGTLSLTGAALQIGSTTSNINQTVDMSGLSNFNYSNASGTINVGAIGTTNSVGTWTLAGTTVITAASVGIAANAPNNGSNHQGVVHLGQTNTINADNILIGSTSGTGTLDFQAGLTAPTLKIRGTGGTDSDRAAVVVGTNSGYTGASGTFNGGTGVLDAKISTLKIGENTRNSAMPSVSGTFSMGAGTLDATTVTIAHNVSGGTSSNSSFVQGTFNLNGGTATIATLQISKRDVSGIANTVANFNLNGGTLNVTSLQVGATGSTGGNANFTWADGTLSNISGSNQTVSNAGAAPVFTLTNTNNVSGTHTWNVNGSDTSTVNTVVISGEGSLTKIGTGTLTFGAANTYSGDTFANFGTLATNATGKLGTGHVTVASGAKLTLGNNVSIGDLSTLTFDSTSIASSISLNFSGIETLGYVYDSITATYLAGGTYTAAQLNSAFLTSVFTGIGSLTVSAIPEPSNYPALFGALTLTGAFCKRRRTVRR
- a CDS encoding LacI family DNA-binding transcriptional regulator; protein product: MKRISMQDVATAAGVSRMAVSYALRGDPQIAAETRQKIVAVAERMGYRPDPLIQRLSAHLADARRSPYVGCIGYITNEPTKDSWRRMHPYLTSFNAGVKRAQQLGYRMEEFWLGEPGMTGAKLSRILVHRGIPGIIIAPIPDGTKPPSLQWAKFASAALGYSMLKPPLHRSVNHQLNTAMEAVRQLVRLGYQRIGLCVDRGQNQRVNHAWEHALLFHHSRIPRSRRITPHMPQELDCADMLRWVKVEGPDCLLIHNPAIRDYLQGAGYRVPDDIGIAMLDRDSYSYSEFAGMNQQHDEIGAACVDIVVAQIHRNERGLPATPRTVMIDGIWEPSETVRDLRPVDKS